From Streptomyces sp. TLI_053, a single genomic window includes:
- a CDS encoding CHAD domain-containing protein, translating into MADDMVTVGEVVLGRIRAQTEVLAGLDDAVRADEPDAVHRMRVACRRLRSAFRTYRRLLAPGATDELVAELRWLAAALGRARDQEVLGERLAARARELPAECGPEQVAAELERRGKTEYRRVWPEVVAALDSPRRRALADGLAALLTDPPLRGRADRAAGPELSRVAAKEQRRTADRIRTALADEGTEQDIALHEARKAAKRARYAGETALPVAGRAAERYVSRMKAVQEVLGEHQDAVVASTALREQARASKEPFGYGVLYGQQLAEAERARRALPEVWERAARPKLARFG; encoded by the coding sequence ATGGCCGATGACATGGTCACCGTGGGTGAGGTGGTGCTCGGACGGATCCGGGCGCAGACGGAGGTACTGGCCGGACTGGACGACGCCGTCCGCGCCGACGAACCGGACGCCGTGCACCGGATGCGGGTCGCCTGTCGACGCCTGCGCAGCGCGTTCCGGACCTACCGGCGACTGCTGGCCCCCGGAGCGACCGACGAACTGGTGGCCGAGCTGCGCTGGCTCGCGGCCGCGCTGGGCCGGGCCCGCGACCAGGAGGTCCTCGGCGAACGGCTGGCGGCGCGGGCCCGCGAACTGCCCGCGGAATGCGGACCCGAACAGGTCGCCGCCGAACTGGAACGCCGGGGGAAGACCGAGTACCGCCGCGTCTGGCCGGAGGTCGTCGCCGCCCTGGACAGCCCGCGCCGCCGGGCACTCGCCGACGGACTCGCCGCACTGCTCACCGACCCGCCCTTGCGCGGCCGGGCGGACCGGGCGGCCGGCCCCGAGCTGAGCCGCGTCGCGGCGAAGGAACAGCGGCGCACCGCCGACCGGATCCGCACCGCGCTGGCCGACGAGGGCACGGAACAGGACATCGCGCTGCACGAGGCCCGCAAGGCCGCCAAACGCGCCCGGTACGCGGGCGAGACGGCGCTGCCGGTGGCGGGCCGGGCGGCCGAGCGGTACGTCTCCCGGATGAAGGCCGTCCAGGAGGTCCTCGGCGAGCACCAGGACGCCGTGGTGGCCTCGACCGCGCTGCGCGAGCAGGCACGGGCCTCGAAGGAGCCCTTCGGCTACGGCGTGCTGTACGGACAGCAGTTGGCCGAGGCGGAGCGGGCGCGGCGCGCACTGCCGGAGGTGTGGGAGCGGGCGGCCCGGCCGAAGCTGGCCCGCTTCGGCTGA
- a CDS encoding slipin family protein codes for MVVDVVIAVVVVVLMLTAVVAGLSVRVVQQFQQGVVFRFGRVLDEVRGPGLVTLIPVADRLRRVNVQIVTLPIPAQEGITRDNVTVRVDAVVYFRVEDPVKAIINVQDYNFAISQVAQTSLRSIIGKSELDDLLANREPINQGLELMIDSPALGWGIEIDRVEIKDVALPESMKRSMSRQAEAERERRARIITADGEYQASARLSEAAAVMSATPAALQLRLLQTVVEVAAEKNSTLVLPFPVELLRFLDSAAETHRRAAGTAAGAGPGESGPGEPRAGKSAEVPGAEDGTPSVRAAEVHELPPLEEVLESSPLDVPGEVPADDPAGSSEGPEGGRGAAAQARWRGPGGRTTME; via the coding sequence ATGGTCGTCGATGTGGTGATAGCGGTGGTCGTCGTCGTGCTGATGCTGACGGCCGTGGTGGCGGGGCTGAGCGTCCGCGTGGTGCAGCAGTTCCAGCAGGGTGTGGTCTTCCGGTTCGGCCGGGTGCTCGACGAGGTGCGCGGGCCGGGGCTGGTCACGCTGATACCCGTCGCGGACAGGCTGCGCCGGGTGAACGTGCAGATCGTGACGCTGCCGATCCCGGCACAGGAGGGCATCACCCGTGACAACGTGACCGTCCGGGTGGACGCGGTCGTGTACTTCCGGGTGGAGGACCCGGTGAAGGCGATCATCAATGTGCAGGACTACAACTTCGCCATCTCCCAGGTCGCGCAGACCTCGTTGCGGTCGATCATCGGCAAGAGCGAGCTGGACGACCTGCTGGCCAACCGCGAACCGATCAACCAGGGGCTGGAGCTGATGATCGACAGCCCGGCCCTCGGCTGGGGCATCGAGATCGACCGGGTGGAGATCAAGGACGTCGCCCTGCCGGAGTCGATGAAGCGCTCGATGTCGCGGCAGGCGGAGGCCGAGCGGGAGCGGCGGGCGCGGATCATCACGGCCGACGGCGAGTACCAGGCGTCGGCGCGGCTGTCGGAGGCGGCGGCGGTGATGAGCGCGACCCCGGCGGCGCTCCAGCTGCGGCTGCTGCAGACGGTGGTGGAGGTCGCGGCGGAGAAGAACTCGACGCTGGTGCTGCCGTTCCCGGTGGAGCTGTTGCGGTTCCTGGACAGCGCGGCGGAGACCCATCGGCGGGCCGCGGGCACGGCCGCCGGCGCCGGACCGGGGGAGTCGGGGCCGGGGGAGCCGAGGGCGGGGAAGTCGGCCGAGGTCCCGGGTGCGGAGGACGGGACACCTTCGGTGCGCGCTGCCGAGGTGCACGAGCTCCCGCCGTTGGAAGAGGTGTTGGAGAGCTCGCCGCTCGACGTGCCGGGCGAGGTTCCGGCCGACGACCCGGCCGGGTCGTCGGAGGGCCCCGAGGGTGGGCGGGGAGCCGCCGCGCAGGCCCGGTGGCGGGGCCCCGGCGGCCGGACCACGATGGAGTGA
- a CDS encoding ankyrin repeat domain-containing protein → MTDTPDADVIALAGKLFDAARAGDSAVLAAYVDAGAPADLTNDRGDTLLMLAAYHGHAVAVTALLERGADPNRANDRGQTPLAGAVFKGNDDVLDALLAGGADPAAGTPSAVDTARMFEKTALVARFEGRPEAG, encoded by the coding sequence ATGACCGACACCCCCGACGCCGACGTGATCGCCCTGGCCGGCAAGCTCTTCGACGCCGCCCGGGCCGGCGACTCCGCCGTCCTCGCCGCCTACGTCGACGCCGGCGCCCCGGCCGACCTCACCAACGACCGCGGCGACACCCTGCTGATGCTCGCCGCCTACCACGGCCACGCCGTCGCGGTCACCGCCCTGCTGGAGCGCGGCGCCGACCCGAACCGGGCCAACGACCGCGGCCAGACCCCGCTCGCCGGCGCCGTCTTCAAGGGCAACGACGACGTCCTCGACGCCCTGCTCGCCGGCGGCGCCGACCCCGCCGCCGGCACCCCGTCCGCCGTCGACACCGCCCGGATGTTCGAGAAGACGGCACTGGTCGCACGGTTCGAGGGCCGACCGGAGGCGGGCTGA
- a CDS encoding DUF4034 domain-containing protein, whose amino-acid sequence MILVSVLLTAVVLVVAGAVKVVPPLLAKGRQSRREDELRATLVPREQLVLKGEEPPAELAAALDAARAGDWRPAAGYLAEVGGYPDASWRWARLGPWCKVAAEDDRWLRQWREEDPRSAAAALVQTLVLVDRAWEIRTSKFASEVSEEQFRGFRQVLREAEQVAQQAVDTAPAEDPNPWVAQIAIAMGMSWSREDFGSLWAEVVARDPHHLGAHEGALQYWCAKWHGSHELMHAFVDTALAGAPAGSLLPVLRIRAFLEKVSRDKAPAAAYRTPEFTAAVDALLADLAQADPAHPRLQQARGWAAWGLVMNARTVDAFELFRVMGREVDGPWRDYDDPLGAFDRMREICVQAIARAWVAMEQGQGSTV is encoded by the coding sequence ATGATCCTCGTTTCCGTCCTTCTGACCGCTGTCGTGCTCGTGGTCGCCGGTGCGGTCAAAGTCGTTCCGCCGCTGCTCGCCAAGGGGCGGCAGAGCCGCCGGGAGGATGAGCTGCGGGCGACCCTCGTCCCGCGCGAGCAGCTCGTGCTGAAAGGTGAGGAACCGCCCGCCGAGCTGGCCGCCGCGCTCGACGCGGCCCGGGCCGGTGACTGGCGTCCGGCGGCCGGGTACCTGGCCGAGGTCGGTGGCTACCCCGACGCGTCCTGGCGCTGGGCGCGGCTGGGGCCCTGGTGCAAGGTGGCGGCCGAGGACGACCGCTGGCTGCGGCAGTGGCGCGAGGAGGACCCGCGCAGTGCGGCGGCCGCTCTGGTGCAGACCCTTGTACTGGTCGATCGTGCCTGGGAGATCCGCACCAGCAAGTTCGCCTCGGAGGTGAGCGAGGAGCAGTTCCGGGGGTTCCGCCAGGTACTGCGCGAGGCGGAGCAGGTCGCGCAGCAGGCCGTCGACACGGCGCCGGCCGAGGACCCCAACCCCTGGGTGGCGCAGATCGCCATCGCCATGGGCATGAGCTGGTCGCGCGAGGACTTCGGTAGTCTCTGGGCCGAGGTGGTGGCCCGTGACCCGCACCACCTGGGGGCGCACGAGGGTGCGCTGCAGTACTGGTGCGCCAAGTGGCACGGCAGCCACGAGCTGATGCACGCCTTCGTGGACACCGCGCTCGCCGGCGCGCCGGCCGGCAGCCTGCTGCCCGTTCTGCGGATACGGGCGTTTCTCGAAAAGGTCTCCCGGGACAAGGCCCCGGCCGCCGCCTACCGGACGCCGGAGTTCACTGCGGCCGTGGACGCCCTGCTGGCCGACCTGGCGCAGGCCGACCCGGCACATCCGCGGCTCCAGCAGGCCCGGGGCTGGGCGGCCTGGGGGCTCGTCATGAATGCCCGGACGGTGGACGCGTTCGAGCTGTTCCGGGTGATGGGCCGGGAGGTGGACGGCCCGTGGCGCGACTACGACGATCCGCTGGGGGCCTTCGACCGGATGCGCGAGATCTGCGTGCAGGCGATCGCCCGCGCCTGGGTCGCGATGGAGCAGGGACAGGGCTCGACGGTGTAG
- a CDS encoding GNAT family N-acetyltransferase produces the protein MESTTTGGTFAHDRKGDRVELRVTGFGHPDAQLLAAEVQQEYVVRYGEGDITHLHPDHFEPPAGLFVIAYLDGRPVACGGWRAKSAAPFGIRDGDAELKRMFVRPEARGRGLARTLLRHLERTAADAGRTRFVLETGTEQPEAIALYASEGYAAIEKFGIYREHPQSICLGKEFDGASAV, from the coding sequence ATGGAGAGCACCACCACCGGCGGAACCTTCGCACACGACCGCAAGGGCGACCGCGTCGAGCTGCGCGTCACCGGCTTCGGACACCCCGACGCCCAGCTCCTCGCGGCCGAGGTCCAGCAGGAGTACGTCGTCCGCTACGGCGAGGGCGACATCACCCACCTGCACCCCGACCACTTCGAGCCGCCCGCGGGCCTCTTCGTCATCGCGTACCTGGACGGCCGGCCGGTCGCCTGCGGCGGCTGGCGCGCCAAGTCGGCGGCCCCGTTCGGCATCCGCGACGGCGACGCCGAGCTGAAGCGGATGTTCGTCCGCCCCGAGGCGCGCGGCCGCGGCCTGGCCCGCACACTGCTGCGCCACCTGGAACGGACCGCTGCCGACGCCGGCCGGACCAGGTTCGTCCTGGAGACCGGCACCGAGCAGCCCGAGGCCATCGCCCTGTACGCCTCCGAGGGCTACGCGGCGATCGAGAAGTTCGGCATCTACCGCGAACACCCGCAGAGCATCTGCCTGGGCAAGGAGTTCGACGGCGCGTCCGCCGTCTGA
- a CDS encoding thioredoxin domain-containing protein: protein MTHPNQKPSRKQAQKISARERIQEAQRLEKQANARRRRIVVGVSLAVGLALVGGTALAISTAGDSKSSSADAVEPTAMVVPANTSGADGTVITYGKADAAHTLQVFEDFRCPVCKNFEAANGDAVRKLTEDGTVKVEYHLAAFLDKNLGGKGSRTALAAIGAAVNEGVDKFKAYHDVLYANQPDEREDAFGDVNHLLELADKVPGLKTDAFVKAVTDRTYAPWAKKVADAFNDSGVTGTPTVKVDGKPLTLFSGNKALTAEQFTAQVKQAAGLQ from the coding sequence ATGACTCACCCCAACCAGAAGCCGTCCCGCAAGCAGGCCCAGAAGATCAGCGCCCGTGAGCGCATCCAGGAGGCGCAGCGTCTGGAGAAGCAGGCGAACGCGCGCCGTCGGCGGATCGTCGTCGGTGTCTCGCTGGCCGTCGGTCTCGCCCTGGTCGGCGGCACCGCGCTGGCGATCAGCACGGCCGGCGACAGCAAGTCCTCGTCGGCGGACGCGGTCGAGCCGACCGCGATGGTCGTGCCGGCGAACACCTCGGGTGCGGACGGCACGGTCATCACGTACGGCAAGGCGGACGCCGCGCACACCCTGCAGGTGTTCGAGGACTTCCGTTGCCCGGTGTGCAAGAACTTCGAGGCGGCGAACGGCGACGCGGTCCGCAAGCTGACGGAGGACGGAACGGTCAAGGTCGAGTACCACCTGGCCGCGTTCCTGGACAAGAACCTCGGCGGCAAGGGTTCGCGCACGGCGCTGGCGGCGATCGGCGCCGCGGTGAACGAGGGCGTGGACAAGTTCAAGGCGTACCACGACGTGCTGTACGCCAACCAGCCGGACGAGCGCGAGGACGCCTTCGGCGACGTCAACCACCTGCTGGAGCTGGCCGACAAGGTGCCGGGGCTGAAGACGGACGCCTTCGTCAAGGCGGTCACGGACCGGACGTACGCGCCGTGGGCGAAGAAGGTCGCGGACGCGTTCAACGACAGCGGGGTGACCGGTACGCCGACGGTGAAGGTGGACGGCAAGCCGCTGACGCTGTTCAGCGGCAACAAGGCGCTGACGGCGGAGCAGTTCACCGCGCAGGTGAAGCAGGCCGCGGGCTTGCAGTGA
- a CDS encoding uracil-DNA glycosylase, whose translation MPQPPDEYADTPDHPRHPAAAAARAPDLAALDRVVTGCRACPRLVEWREETARVKRRAYLDWDYWARPIPGFGPPDAPLVLVGLAPAAHGANRTGRIFTGDPSGDLLYAALHRLGLANRALSVRHGDGLALHGVRITDPVRCAPPDNRPSTAERDTCRPWIAREFELLRPTVRSVVALGGFAWQTLLPVLDAAGWTVPRPRPRFGHGAHVTLAARDGGPPLELYGCYHVSPRNTNTGRLSTVMLRELLRTAARSAGLDPVEE comes from the coding sequence ATGCCGCAGCCCCCCGACGAGTACGCGGACACCCCGGACCACCCGCGGCACCCCGCCGCGGCCGCCGCCCGGGCGCCCGACCTCGCCGCCCTCGACCGTGTCGTCACCGGCTGCCGGGCCTGCCCCCGGCTGGTCGAGTGGCGCGAGGAGACGGCCCGGGTCAAACGCCGCGCCTACCTGGACTGGGACTACTGGGCCCGCCCGATCCCCGGTTTCGGCCCGCCCGACGCCCCGCTCGTCCTGGTCGGCCTCGCCCCCGCCGCGCACGGCGCCAACCGCACCGGCCGGATCTTCACCGGCGACCCCTCCGGCGACCTGCTCTACGCGGCCCTGCACCGCCTGGGCCTCGCCAATCGCGCGCTCTCCGTCCGGCACGGCGACGGCCTCGCGCTGCACGGTGTGCGGATCACCGACCCGGTGCGCTGCGCGCCGCCCGACAACCGGCCGAGCACCGCCGAGCGCGACACCTGCCGGCCGTGGATCGCCCGCGAGTTCGAGCTGCTCCGCCCCACCGTGCGCAGCGTGGTGGCGCTCGGCGGGTTCGCGTGGCAGACGCTGCTCCCGGTGCTCGACGCGGCGGGCTGGACCGTTCCGCGTCCCCGGCCGCGGTTCGGCCACGGCGCGCACGTCACCCTGGCCGCCCGTGACGGCGGGCCGCCGCTGGAGCTGTACGGCTGCTACCACGTCAGTCCGCGCAATACGAACACCGGCCGGCTCAGCACCGTGATGCTGCGCGAGCTGCTCCGCACCGCCGCCCGTTCCGCCGGGCTCGACCCGGTGGAGGAGTGA
- a CDS encoding vitamin K epoxide reductase family protein: protein MTASTALPSHSSSRPGAAGPAGASGPAPGPVGAGRAFSLFVLLAALVGLAASAVLTFDKLRILEDPSYIPSCNINPVISCGSVMRTAQAEVFGFPNPLLGLAAFGALAAVGAGLLAGAAYRRWFWLGLQAGTLFGVGFTHWLIVQALYDIGALCPYCMVVWVTVVALFWYTTLHNLRSGVVPVGPRLRPVVREAARYHWALPVLWAAVIALLVLNRFWSYWSTLI, encoded by the coding sequence ATGACCGCATCGACCGCTCTGCCGTCCCACTCCTCCTCCCGTCCCGGCGCCGCGGGTCCCGCCGGTGCGTCCGGGCCCGCTCCCGGGCCGGTCGGCGCGGGCCGCGCGTTCTCGCTGTTCGTCCTGCTGGCCGCGCTGGTCGGGCTGGCCGCCTCGGCGGTGCTGACCTTCGACAAGCTGCGGATCCTGGAGGATCCTTCCTACATACCGAGCTGCAACATCAATCCGGTGATCAGCTGCGGTTCGGTGATGCGCACCGCGCAGGCCGAGGTGTTCGGCTTCCCCAACCCGCTGCTCGGGCTGGCCGCGTTCGGTGCGCTGGCGGCGGTGGGCGCGGGTCTGCTGGCGGGGGCCGCGTACCGGCGCTGGTTCTGGCTGGGGCTGCAGGCCGGGACGCTGTTCGGGGTGGGGTTCACGCACTGGCTGATCGTGCAGGCGCTGTACGACATCGGTGCGCTGTGCCCGTACTGCATGGTGGTGTGGGTGACGGTGGTGGCGCTGTTCTGGTACACGACGCTGCACAATCTGCGGTCGGGGGTGGTCCCGGTGGGGCCCCGGCTGCGGCCGGTGGTCCGGGAGGCCGCCCGCTACCACTGGGCGTTGCCGGTGCTGTGGGCGGCGGTGATCGCGCTGCTGGTCCTGAACCGGTTCTGGTCGTACTGGTCGACGCTGATCTGA
- a CDS encoding RNA polymerase-binding protein RbpA, with translation MSERALRGTRLGATSYETDRGIDLAPRQTVEYACQNGHRFEVPFSVEAEIPSAWECRFCGQEAVLLDGDEPEEKKTKPTRTHWDMLMERRTREELEEVLAERLAVLRSGGMNLAVHPRDTRKSA, from the coding sequence ATGAGCGAGCGAGCTCTCCGCGGCACGCGACTCGGGGCCACTAGCTACGAGACCGACCGCGGTATCGATCTGGCTCCCCGCCAGACCGTCGAGTACGCATGTCAGAACGGACACCGATTCGAGGTTCCTTTCTCGGTCGAGGCCGAGATCCCCTCCGCCTGGGAATGCCGCTTCTGCGGCCAGGAGGCGGTACTCCTCGACGGTGACGAGCCCGAGGAGAAGAAGACCAAGCCGACGCGTACCCATTGGGACATGCTGATGGAGCGCCGGACCCGTGAGGAGTTGGAGGAGGTGCTGGCCGAGCGGCTGGCCGTGCTCCGCTCCGGTGGGATGAACCTCGCGGTGCACCCGCGGGACACCCGCAAGAGCGCCTGA
- a CDS encoding SulP family inorganic anion transporter, with protein sequence MVRSAGPGGLLPAWCSDPKVWRTEVLAGLVVALALIPEAISFSIIAGVDPKIGLFASFTMAVTISVVGGRRAMISAATGAVALVIGPLNREHGFGYLVAAVVLAGVFQIALGALGVAKLLRFVPRAVMVGFVNSLAILVFVAQLPELGRVPWAVYPLFAGGVALLVLLPRVSTVVPAPLVSIAVLTAITLGAGIAVPTVGDKGALPTSLPVPGLPDVPFTLGTLTTIAPYALAMALVGLMESLMTAKLVDDITDTRSNKTRESIGQGIANIVTGLFGGMGGCAMIGQTMINVKVSGARTRLSTFLSGALLMVLCVVLGPVVSDIPMAALVAVMVMVSFATFDWHSIAPATLRRMPLGEIAVMVITVVCVVATHNLAIGVVVGSVTAMMVFARRVARHADVTAVTDPDGTQVVYAVTGELFFASSNELVGRFDYANDPDDVVVDLSGAHVWDASSVAVLDTVTAKYAQRGKTVRITGLNEPSAELHGRLTGELVAGH encoded by the coding sequence GTGGTCCGCTCCGCAGGGCCCGGCGGTCTGCTGCCCGCGTGGTGCTCGGACCCGAAGGTCTGGCGCACCGAGGTACTGGCCGGCCTGGTGGTGGCGCTGGCGCTGATACCGGAGGCGATCTCCTTCTCGATCATCGCCGGAGTGGACCCGAAGATCGGCCTGTTCGCCTCCTTCACGATGGCGGTGACCATCTCCGTCGTCGGCGGACGCCGGGCAATGATCTCGGCCGCCACCGGCGCGGTGGCGCTGGTGATCGGGCCGCTCAACCGCGAGCACGGGTTCGGGTACCTGGTGGCCGCCGTCGTCCTGGCCGGCGTGTTCCAGATCGCGCTGGGCGCGCTGGGGGTGGCGAAGCTGCTGCGGTTCGTGCCGCGCGCGGTGATGGTCGGCTTCGTCAACTCCCTCGCGATCCTGGTGTTCGTCGCGCAGCTGCCGGAACTCGGGCGGGTGCCGTGGGCCGTGTACCCGCTGTTCGCGGGCGGTGTGGCGCTGCTGGTGCTGCTGCCGCGGGTGAGCACGGTGGTGCCGGCGCCGCTGGTGTCGATCGCCGTCCTGACCGCGATCACCCTGGGCGCCGGGATCGCGGTGCCGACCGTCGGCGACAAGGGCGCGCTGCCGACCTCCCTTCCGGTGCCGGGACTCCCCGACGTGCCGTTCACGCTCGGGACGCTGACCACGATCGCGCCCTACGCGCTGGCGATGGCACTGGTGGGCCTGATGGAGTCGCTGATGACCGCCAAGCTGGTCGACGACATCACCGACACCCGCTCGAACAAGACCCGGGAGTCGATCGGGCAGGGCATCGCCAACATCGTCACCGGGCTGTTCGGCGGCATGGGCGGCTGCGCGATGATCGGGCAGACCATGATCAACGTCAAGGTGTCCGGGGCCCGCACCCGCCTGTCGACGTTCCTGTCGGGCGCCCTGCTCATGGTGCTGTGCGTCGTCCTCGGGCCGGTGGTGTCGGACATCCCGATGGCGGCACTGGTCGCCGTGATGGTGATGGTGTCCTTCGCGACCTTCGACTGGCACTCGATCGCCCCCGCGACGCTGCGCCGGATGCCGCTCGGCGAGATCGCGGTCATGGTGATCACGGTCGTCTGCGTGGTCGCCACCCACAACCTCGCGATCGGGGTCGTCGTCGGCTCGGTCACCGCCATGATGGTCTTCGCCCGGCGGGTGGCCCGGCACGCGGACGTCACCGCCGTCACCGACCCGGACGGGACGCAGGTGGTGTACGCCGTGACCGGGGAGCTGTTCTTCGCCTCCAGCAACGAGCTGGTCGGGCGGTTCGACTACGCGAACGATCCGGACGACGTGGTCGTCGACCTCAGCGGCGCGCACGTCTGGGACGCCTCCTCGGTCGCGGTCCTGGACACCGTGACGGCCAAGTACGCCCAGCGCGGCAAGACCGTCCGGATCACCGGCCTCAACGAGCCCAGCGCCGAACTCCACGGCCGCCTCACCGGCGAACTCGTCGCCGGCCACTGA
- the fxsA gene encoding FxsA family membrane protein, producing MTRQDTPTRPAPRSKLRRALPLLLTAWLVLEIWLLVQVGSWLGGLTVVLLLIAGALIGGSLIKRAGARALSAAFEQTRDPRPEQPQTGTSLTVLAGLLLILPGFLSDAVALTLLFPPTRALWRAAGRRAADKVLRSTATVGADPLADAMRLQEQLRIHRPDGKVIQGEVVEPGAGPAAGPQGPDTGYRPPLNG from the coding sequence GTGACCCGGCAAGACACCCCCACCCGTCCGGCCCCGCGCTCGAAGCTGCGGCGCGCGCTGCCGCTGCTGCTGACCGCCTGGCTGGTACTGGAGATCTGGCTGCTGGTGCAGGTGGGCTCCTGGCTGGGCGGCCTGACCGTGGTGCTGCTGCTGATCGCGGGCGCGCTGATCGGCGGCTCGCTGATCAAGCGGGCCGGCGCGCGCGCCCTGTCGGCGGCCTTCGAGCAGACCCGCGACCCGCGGCCGGAGCAGCCGCAGACCGGGACCAGCTTGACCGTGCTGGCCGGCCTGCTGCTGATCCTGCCGGGCTTCCTCTCGGACGCGGTGGCGCTGACCCTGCTGTTCCCGCCGACCCGCGCGCTGTGGCGGGCGGCCGGGCGCCGGGCGGCCGACAAGGTGCTGCGCTCCACCGCGACCGTGGGAGCCGACCCGCTGGCGGACGCGATGCGGCTGCAGGAGCAGCTGCGGATCCACCGCCCGGACGGCAAGGTGATCCAGGGCGAGGTGGTCGAGCCGGGCGCCGGTCCGGCCGCCGGACCGCAGGGCCCGGACACCGGCTACCGCCCGCCCCTCAACGGCTGA
- a CDS encoding serine hydrolase domain-containing protein, whose product MTGPVLPAAPAGPAAPDGRAGPAAPAGPAGPAGLGELADPDGPLARLVTGGLRTAGTGGVWSVGDAGGVRARGRTGPLGQGPWAATEMDHDTLLDLASITKIVALWPCAGALRQAGRLPLDRPLADYWAPAARHPVGTVTARQLLTHTAGLPLRTRFAELYGDDPVAIRAGVLAAPLHRPPGLAVEYTDRAAVLLGHLVEDLAGAPLDRLAARQVWQPLGMTDTRYGPLGPDTAHRTAPTEYERSADGILCGTVHDPSARLLGGVSGNAGAFSTARDLERFLTALLAPPTGLPWGEPWITESLRVHTGGLAPARGLSWLCAAGTDPAAGTFVHYGFTGTGIWVSRRRGRWALLLTNKVHYDRDFQPLTDLRNAFRRAVLG is encoded by the coding sequence ATGACCGGACCGGTACTGCCCGCCGCGCCTGCCGGACCCGCCGCACCTGACGGACGCGCTGGTCCTGCCGCCCCCGCCGGTCCTGCCGGACCCGCCGGACTCGGAGAACTCGCCGACCCGGACGGCCCGTTGGCCCGACTGGTCACCGGGGGCCTGCGCACCGCCGGGACCGGCGGCGTCTGGTCGGTCGGCGACGCCGGCGGCGTCCGGGCCCGCGGCCGGACCGGCCCCCTCGGCCAAGGCCCCTGGGCCGCAACGGAGATGGACCACGACACCCTCCTCGACCTGGCCAGCATCACCAAGATCGTCGCCCTCTGGCCGTGCGCCGGAGCCCTCCGGCAGGCCGGCCGGCTCCCCCTCGACCGCCCCCTCGCCGACTACTGGGCCCCGGCCGCCCGGCACCCCGTCGGAACGGTGACGGCCCGTCAGCTCCTCACCCACACCGCAGGACTGCCGCTGCGCACCCGATTCGCCGAACTCTACGGCGACGACCCGGTGGCGATCCGGGCCGGCGTCCTCGCCGCCCCGCTGCACCGCCCGCCCGGCCTCGCCGTCGAGTACACCGACCGGGCCGCCGTCCTGCTCGGCCACCTCGTCGAGGACCTCGCCGGCGCACCGCTCGACCGGCTCGCCGCCCGGCAGGTCTGGCAGCCGCTCGGCATGACCGACACCCGCTACGGCCCGCTCGGCCCGGACACCGCCCACCGCACCGCGCCCACCGAGTACGAGCGCAGCGCCGACGGCATCCTGTGCGGCACCGTCCACGACCCCTCGGCCCGGCTGCTCGGCGGCGTCTCCGGCAATGCCGGCGCCTTCTCCACCGCCCGCGACCTGGAACGCTTCCTCACCGCCCTGCTCGCCCCGCCCACCGGACTCCCCTGGGGAGAACCGTGGATCACCGAGTCCCTGCGCGTCCACACCGGCGGACTCGCCCCCGCCCGCGGCCTCTCCTGGCTCTGCGCCGCCGGCACCGACCCCGCCGCCGGCACCTTCGTCCACTACGGCTTCACCGGCACCGGCATCTGGGTCTCCCGCCGCCGCGGCCGCTGGGCACTGCTGCTCACCAACAAGGTCCACTACGACCGCGACTTCCAGCCGCTCACCGACCTGCGCAACGCCTTCCGCCGGGCCGTCCTCGGCTGA
- a CDS encoding CBS domain-containing protein codes for MTSAGDIMHQGAECVREHETLATAARLMKERDVGALPICGERQKLLGILTDRDIVLKCVAEGLDPEQVTAGEVAQGRPMTVEADEDVEQVLRVMEQYRVRRLPVINHPEHELVGMISEADIARGMPQTRLAEFVTAVCAEDPPRSKEVLDTPQGV; via the coding sequence ATGACCAGTGCGGGCGACATCATGCATCAGGGGGCCGAGTGCGTGCGCGAGCACGAGACGCTCGCCACCGCGGCCCGGCTCATGAAGGAACGCGACGTCGGGGCGCTGCCGATCTGCGGTGAGCGGCAGAAGCTCCTGGGGATCCTCACCGACCGGGACATCGTGCTGAAGTGCGTCGCGGAGGGCCTCGACCCGGAGCAGGTCACGGCGGGCGAGGTGGCCCAGGGGCGGCCGATGACGGTGGAGGCGGACGAGGACGTCGAACAGGTGCTGCGGGTGATGGAGCAGTACCGGGTGCGGCGACTGCCGGTGATCAACCACCCGGAGCACGAGCTGGTCGGAATGATCAGCGAGGCGGACATCGCGCGCGGCATGCCGCAGACGCGGCTGGCGGAGTTCGTGACGGCGGTCTGCGCCGAGGACCCGCCCCGCTCGAAGGAGGTACTGGACACGCCGCAGGGCGTGTGA